Proteins encoded within one genomic window of Streptomyces sp. NBC_00523:
- a CDS encoding PIG-L deacetylase family protein has translation MTSAAIQPIPGAEEDPDMFKGRSLVVLSPHLDDAVLSCGALLSSCAEWGSRVTTVTVFNGMPESPLSEAALSFHESIGLTDDPMGPREAEDDRAHGLLGVGSTRLGMPEALYRCDASGRHLYPHDQDIFVPGQAQDLEPELTGRLAAAFSALPAVQEADLVLAPLGVGRHADHVLVAAAARRLDRPRDSVVWYEELPYILYDHCAGWEAEIAPGTPLISRYSRENWDRKLDAIDCYASQHPILWFEPDSRREEITAHATALGGGTPAERYWWRP, from the coding sequence ATGACGTCCGCAGCCATTCAGCCGATTCCCGGCGCCGAGGAAGACCCGGACATGTTCAAGGGCCGTTCCCTCGTGGTGCTTTCGCCCCACCTGGACGACGCGGTTCTGTCCTGCGGCGCACTCCTGTCGTCCTGCGCCGAATGGGGTTCCCGGGTCACGACCGTCACCGTATTCAACGGGATGCCCGAAAGCCCTTTGTCCGAGGCCGCGTTGAGCTTCCACGAGTCGATCGGCCTGACCGACGACCCCATGGGGCCGCGTGAGGCCGAGGACGACAGGGCGCACGGTCTGCTCGGCGTCGGCTCCACGCGACTGGGCATGCCGGAGGCGCTGTACCGGTGCGACGCGTCGGGACGCCACCTCTACCCCCATGACCAGGACATCTTCGTCCCCGGGCAGGCCCAGGACCTGGAACCGGAACTGACCGGCCGGCTGGCCGCCGCCTTCTCCGCCCTGCCCGCCGTCCAGGAGGCCGATCTGGTCCTCGCTCCGCTCGGCGTGGGCCGCCACGCCGACCACGTACTGGTGGCGGCCGCGGCCCGCCGGCTCGACCGCCCCCGGGACTCCGTCGTCTGGTACGAGGAACTGCCGTACATCCTCTACGACCACTGCGCGGGCTGGGAGGCGGAGATCGCCCCGGGCACCCCGCTGATCAGCCGGTACTCCCGCGAGAACTGGGACCGGAAGCTCGACGCGATCGACTGCTACGCCTCCCAGCACCCCATTCTCTGGTTCGAACCGGACTCCCGCCGCGAGGAGATCACCGCGCACGCGACCGCCCTGGGCGGCGGGACCCCGGCCGAGCGGTACTGGTGGCGGCCGTGA
- a CDS encoding glycosyltransferase family 4 protein: MTLPTVLHVIRPQPPGEVGGADLHIADLAEEQNRTGARALVCHYGNPEYGALLDARGIENSGLPADGLRRWTKHLRAYVEEIGPTLVHSHGYDADYVATALKVMPGTGKGKFPSYVISGHGFIRTGIKLRAMTVLNERCLRFADAIITAGAAEATRLRALGHADVQYVANGVRAAPGGGESFPMDALPLPPEGPKVVYVGRLSPEKRPDLFLGAARTLTRERADVSFVVIGAGPLLAEYEKRSANLGLSARVHFTGLRRDVPDLLAGADILVCCSDTEGTPRAVVEGMAAGLPVVATRVGGLPDLVADGTTGLLTDAGSESQLTDALRTLLEAPGKATEMGGAGRLRAMEKFGVARMWAEISEVYARATSTAWPLATSHSR; encoded by the coding sequence GTGACCCTGCCGACCGTCCTGCACGTCATCCGCCCGCAGCCCCCCGGCGAGGTCGGCGGCGCGGACCTGCACATCGCCGACCTCGCCGAGGAACAGAACCGCACCGGCGCACGCGCACTCGTCTGCCATTACGGAAATCCCGAGTACGGGGCACTCCTGGACGCCCGGGGCATAGAGAATTCGGGCCTGCCGGCCGACGGACTGCGCCGCTGGACGAAGCACCTCCGGGCGTACGTCGAAGAAATCGGCCCCACGCTCGTGCACTCGCACGGTTACGACGCCGACTACGTGGCGACCGCCCTGAAGGTGATGCCCGGCACGGGAAAAGGGAAATTCCCGTCCTACGTCATCTCCGGCCACGGTTTCATACGCACCGGGATCAAACTGCGCGCGATGACCGTCCTGAACGAACGCTGCCTCCGCTTCGCCGACGCCATCATCACCGCCGGAGCCGCGGAGGCGACCCGGCTGCGCGCGCTCGGCCACGCCGACGTCCAGTACGTGGCCAACGGCGTCCGGGCCGCGCCGGGCGGCGGGGAGTCCTTCCCCATGGACGCACTCCCCCTGCCCCCCGAAGGCCCCAAGGTCGTGTACGTAGGACGTCTCTCCCCGGAGAAGCGGCCCGATCTCTTCCTCGGCGCGGCGCGCACCCTGACGCGGGAGCGTGCCGATGTGTCCTTCGTCGTCATCGGGGCGGGCCCGCTGCTCGCGGAGTACGAGAAGCGCTCCGCGAACCTCGGGCTGTCCGCCCGCGTCCACTTCACGGGCCTGCGCCGGGACGTCCCGGATCTGCTGGCCGGCGCGGACATCCTCGTGTGCTGCTCGGACACCGAGGGGACGCCCCGGGCCGTCGTGGAGGGCATGGCGGCCGGGCTGCCCGTGGTGGCCACCCGGGTCGGCGGACTTCCCGATCTGGTGGCCGACGGCACGACGGGCCTGCTGACGGACGCGGGCTCCGAATCCCAGCTCACCGATGCGCTGCGGACCCTCCTGGAGGCGCCGGGGAAGGCGACGGAAATGGGCGGGGCGGGCCGGCTCCGGGCCATGGAGAAATTCGGAGTCGCCCGCATGTGGGCGGAAATCAGCGAGGTATACGCCCGGGCGACGTCGACCGCCTGGCCGCTCGCCACCTCGCATTCCCGCTGA
- a CDS encoding TRM11 family SAM-dependent methyltransferase — protein MRYFIQYPAGTSELVADAMSHFVDDFRAEYQDDSAMLFSSSSPMERVADIPFAKNAFAVISEIRRGDINANVAQLAGSLKKSQFPPLPGPRARGFRVMVHIDGELASVAGAPKREIERTVSACTGMRLEPSGRGQEYWVIGRLDMRDLMFCARLPKPARPKKARGALSHELSSMLVLASEPRPEDTFLDPFAGSGSFVVARLSLPAREVVYSDLDLADHRELLPGEVLRDRRLRLLDEDAMDLPSVPDGSVDAVVTDPPWGEHEELPVPYEEFARTTALSLARVLNPAKGRYVLLCARRGAPAFEAALTEAGLAVRQTHEILVNGHPATVFVGDRRTGTEPSQQTEEPQQSRRAQESQESQDSQEPQEPGTPQDRQGGERRQAPRTPAKPLLIGMGTYRRSLNRFSR, from the coding sequence ATGCGCTATTTCATCCAGTACCCCGCCGGCACCAGCGAACTCGTCGCGGATGCCATGTCGCACTTCGTCGACGACTTCCGCGCGGAGTACCAGGACGACAGCGCCATGCTCTTCTCGTCCAGTTCACCGATGGAACGCGTCGCGGACATTCCCTTCGCGAAGAACGCCTTTGCGGTGATCTCCGAAATCCGGCGCGGAGACATCAATGCGAATGTGGCGCAGCTCGCGGGATCGCTGAAGAAATCGCAATTCCCGCCGCTCCCCGGTCCCCGCGCCCGGGGCTTCCGCGTGATGGTCCACATCGACGGCGAACTGGCGTCGGTCGCGGGCGCCCCGAAGAGGGAGATCGAGCGCACGGTCTCCGCCTGCACGGGCATGCGGCTCGAACCCAGCGGCCGCGGCCAGGAGTACTGGGTCATCGGCCGCCTGGACATGCGCGACCTCATGTTCTGCGCACGGCTGCCCAAGCCCGCCCGGCCCAAGAAGGCCCGCGGCGCCCTGTCCCACGAGTTGTCGTCCATGCTCGTCCTGGCGTCCGAGCCGCGCCCCGAGGACACCTTCCTCGATCCGTTCGCCGGCAGCGGCTCCTTCGTGGTCGCCCGGCTCTCCCTGCCGGCGCGGGAGGTCGTCTACTCCGACCTGGACCTCGCGGACCACCGCGAACTGCTGCCCGGCGAGGTGCTGCGCGACCGCCGGCTGCGACTGCTGGACGAGGACGCCATGGACCTCCCGTCCGTCCCCGACGGCTCGGTGGACGCCGTCGTGACGGACCCCCCGTGGGGCGAGCACGAGGAACTGCCCGTGCCGTACGAGGAGTTCGCCCGGACCACGGCGCTCTCCCTGGCCCGGGTGCTGAACCCGGCGAAGGGCCGGTACGTGCTGCTCTGCGCCCGCCGGGGCGCGCCCGCCTTCGAGGCGGCGCTCACGGAGGCCGGCCTCGCGGTCCGTCAGACGCACGAGATCCTGGTCAACGGCCACCCGGCCACGGTCTTCGTCGGCGACCGGCGAACCGGCACCGAGCCGTCGCAGCAGACCGAGGAGCCACAGCAGTCCCGGAGGGCACAGGAATCCCAGGAATCGCAGGACTCCCAGGAGCCCCAGGAGCCCGGGACGCCGCAGGACCGGCAGGGCGGCGAGCGGCGCCAGGCGCCCAGGACCCCCGCCAAGCCCCTGCTCATCGGGATGGGCACCTACCGCCGCTCGCTGAACCGCTTCTCGCGCTGA
- a CDS encoding class I SAM-dependent methyltransferase produces MPEYAAQQYWDEVAGHIGVRSDGGGVVAGDDTEFYRLKRSMFMRRFLGPALRDAATVLEVGCGPGGNVRWLTEQGKKVVGADLSETMLRHAGRTVDAEFVHIDGRTLPFEDRRFEAVFVATVLQHNPPEDARSLLLEMARVAERDVHLFEDTAVLPVHDRSSHWLRRPSWYAATLRDAGFTPVATERLRLSAQEVSAALVRAAASGGRHEGARATRRHIRAEAAVLPVARVVDAVVPPAVGLTRMSFRRVR; encoded by the coding sequence ATGCCCGAATACGCGGCACAGCAGTACTGGGACGAGGTGGCCGGCCACATCGGAGTCCGCTCCGACGGCGGCGGTGTCGTCGCCGGGGACGACACGGAGTTCTACCGGCTCAAGCGCTCCATGTTCATGCGGCGGTTCCTGGGCCCGGCGCTGCGGGACGCGGCCACGGTCCTCGAAGTCGGCTGCGGCCCCGGCGGCAACGTCCGGTGGCTGACCGAGCAGGGCAAGAAGGTCGTCGGCGCGGATCTTTCGGAGACCATGCTGCGGCACGCCGGGCGTACGGTCGACGCCGAGTTCGTCCACATCGACGGCCGGACCCTGCCGTTCGAGGACCGGCGTTTCGAGGCGGTGTTCGTCGCCACGGTCCTCCAGCACAACCCGCCCGAGGACGCCCGCTCACTGCTCCTGGAGATGGCCCGGGTCGCCGAACGAGACGTGCACCTCTTCGAGGACACCGCCGTGCTCCCGGTCCACGACCGGTCATCGCACTGGCTGCGGCGGCCCTCGTGGTACGCGGCGACGCTCCGCGACGCCGGATTCACCCCGGTGGCGACCGAGCGGCTGAGGCTGAGCGCCCAGGAGGTGTCCGCCGCGCTGGTGCGCGCCGCCGCGTCGGGCGGGCGGCACGAAGGAGCGAGGGCCACCCGGCGGCACATCAGGGCCGAGGCCGCCGTGCTTCCGGTGGCGCGGGTGGTGGACGCGGTCGTGCCGCCGGCCGTGGGGCTGACCCGTATGTCGTTCCGGCGCGTGCGGTAA
- a CDS encoding glycosyltransferase, with product MKVSIGIFAHNEEHTVGRAIEAMLAQEPEQAKILEIFVLSCASTDSTVAAAEAYVRHDARLTVVNRPKREGKLAAINDFLARATGDVLVIAGADLVVAPGLVERLVEPMRRDPRCGMTGPRIATHGTAGLTGRMHDLLWRMHHEIASMQPKLGEVVALRRDFVPEGLPTGIHCDEVVMEAEVIRQGGLLAYVSEAEVRNFPPSDVREFYGQRRRIACQHRAADRRLSYRPATLRKRNVVRAALNVVRENPGRVLTLASLCGVELAARMQGAIDERRGRTYQVWSPVLREVRVNATQPN from the coding sequence GTGAAGGTCAGTATCGGCATCTTCGCCCACAACGAGGAACACACCGTCGGCCGCGCGATCGAGGCGATGCTCGCGCAGGAGCCGGAGCAGGCGAAGATACTCGAGATATTCGTGCTGTCCTGCGCGAGCACGGACAGCACCGTCGCGGCCGCCGAGGCCTACGTCCGCCATGACGCCCGCCTCACCGTGGTGAACAGACCGAAGCGCGAAGGCAAGCTGGCCGCCATCAACGACTTCCTCGCCCGGGCCACGGGCGACGTCCTGGTGATCGCCGGCGCGGACCTGGTGGTCGCGCCGGGTCTCGTGGAACGCCTCGTCGAGCCCATGAGGCGCGATCCGCGGTGCGGGATGACCGGACCCCGTATCGCCACGCACGGCACGGCTGGGCTGACCGGGCGGATGCACGATCTGCTCTGGCGCATGCATCACGAGATCGCCTCCATGCAGCCCAAGCTCGGCGAAGTCGTGGCACTGCGACGAGATTTCGTGCCGGAGGGGCTGCCCACGGGCATCCACTGCGACGAGGTGGTGATGGAGGCCGAGGTGATCCGGCAGGGCGGCCTTCTCGCGTACGTCTCCGAGGCCGAGGTGCGCAACTTCCCGCCGAGCGACGTCCGCGAGTTCTACGGCCAGCGGCGCCGCATCGCCTGCCAGCACCGGGCGGCGGACCGCCGGCTGTCCTACCGGCCGGCCACCCTGAGGAAGCGGAACGTCGTGCGCGCCGCCCTCAACGTCGTGCGCGAGAACCCGGGCCGGGTGCTCACCCTCGCCTCGCTCTGCGGAGTCGAGCTGGCCGCCCGGATGCAAGGGGCCATCGATGAGCGGCGCGGGCGCACGTACCAGGTCTGGAGCCCGGTGCTGCGCGAAGTCCGGGTCAACGCCACCCAGCCCAACTGA